The window GGTGCACCCCGAAAGCCGGCCTACCGAGGAATGCCACGTTGACCGCCCGGGGCTTGGGAGGACACTGGATGGACACGGCCGTGATGACTCCCAGCGTGCCCTCCGACCCGATGAAGAGCTGCTTCAGGTCATAGCCCGTGTTATCCTTGCGCAGGGCGCTCAGGCAGTTCAGGACGGTGCCGTCAGCCAGCACCTAGTGGAGGGGGACAGGAGCCGGTTCCCAGGCACCCTCAGAGGGTGAGCCAACCCCAGTTGGGTTGAGGGGTGCTAGGGTACCCGGTGACGCCAGGCCCAAAGGTGTCCAATCAGCCGGAGAGGAGGGCCCtcaggcccccacccccagggagcTCAGGGACACAGCAGGGTGGCCCCCAGGGCAGCGGGGGAGAGTCACGGTGCGCCCCACTCACCCCGTGGACTCCGCACCCCCAAGGCATCCTGACATCACCCTTCACCACCCCGGCCATCCCTGAGACCTGGGGACAGTGCCCAAGGACACAAGACGTATGCCAAGCCAGGACAAGGCCCTTTGGTAGACCTCACAGCCGAGCACACTGGCCCCTGCAAAGAGgctgaggaacagagaggaaaggggaCCGGAGGCCCCAGCTCACCACTTCCAGGCCCAGGACAGTCCCATGAAGCGAGCCGTAGCGCAGGAACCGTAGGCCGCCTGCGTTGGTCGCCACGTTTCCCCCGATGTGGCAGCTGCCCTTCGCCCCCAGGTCCAGGGGCATGACGAAGCCCCTCGCCTCCACGTACTGGCTGAGCTCCTCCAGGATGCAGCCCGCCTGGCACACCAGGGTCCCTGCCGAGCAGAGGAGCTGCTGTGGGTGCTCTCGGCTCAGGACAAGCCGGGAGCCTCACCGCAGGGGCTCTGTGGGGGTTAGCCGCTGGAGGGGCATCCCCCTTGGAACCTGGACCCAGGAAAAGGAGCGTGTCCCCTAGAAGGTACCTTTAGGATTTACCacgaagaagaagaaaaatgcataCAGCCAATGTAGAAAAGAATCCTCACGTGCACACACTCTCGCTGGGGGAAACCAGGAAAAGCATGGCTGCACGGCTGGGGCCCCTTGAGCAGGGGTGATGCCACCACCAGGGCACGTGTGACAAGCCTGAAGACGCTTCCCCTATGGGACGCTGCTGGCCTGGAGCTTCGGGGCCAGGGCCCCCAGCATGGAGAATGACCTACCCCAGGTGCCCGGCTGGGAGGCAGTGCTGCGGGGTCCACCAGGCGGGCAGCGCGCCCACACTTCCCTGCACCCCACCCTTTATGTCCCACTTATGAGGAACAAGGGCCGTCCGAGCCGAGTCAAAGGGGCTGCAGCaacggccccgcccccacctcaaACCCACGGCACAAGTCACCCAGTGACCCTCTCACGACTGCATCCAGGGCAGACGCAGGCAGcgggcctggcacagagcagggccTCTCCCTCCCGGGCATGGTCCCCCAGCTGTGTGGCTGCAGCACTGGCTTACCGGACACACTGTGGAAGCTGATGACCTGGTTCATCAGGGCGGTGGACAAGATGATCTCATCGAAGACGGGCACGCTGCCCCCCACCATGCCCGTGTTGCCCCCCTGTGGGTTCACGGCCAGGTTCCTCTCATGACAGTACCTGGGTGAGCACGGGACGGGACGGGCATCAGGGCGCTCCTCCCTACACCTGCATGGGCATCCCTGCAGGGTGAGCCCACCCAACCCCGAGTCCTCTTTCCCACGCCCATGGCCTCGATGGGGGGGCCCCCCCGGGCGGCCATGGCTACCACAAAACTGTGCTCAGCGATGAGGCTGCCACTTTCCCAGACCCTGGATGGGGTGGCACACAAGGCCCTAACGTCCTAGGAGGCCACTCTCTAGGTGCCAAGACCCCAACGGAGGGCCCAGGTGGGTAAGGATTTGGAGAAACGCTGTGCCTGCTCCTGGGAAGAAGGCTGTGCGGGCACATCCCATGAACCCCGTGAGCCGGCAAGCCTCCGGCCGTGGCCCCTACAGGAAGTGCGTGTGCCCCGTGTTCCTGGGCTGGGGCTGTTCCACGTTCATGTAAAACTGGACGACACCTGCGCATGGTCTCTGGTACACTGCAGAGCGCTGGTGGGATGGACCCTTCCACGCGTTAGACACGGTGTGGAAGAGATGACTTGGGTGAACCCAGAGCGTACGACGGTTCAGTGGATCAGATAGGCGGGCACCATGTGATCCCTACGTGAAACTCAGGCGAACAAAACAGACCCGGAGCACCAGATGCCGCTGGCAGGGCGCGGCACCGAGGACGCAGACTTCAGCTGTAAGCAAGTCCCAGCCACAGGGCACGGCACCCGACGGGGACAGGGACGCCGAGGTCACCAGCGGTACAGGATCAGGGGCTCATGCATCGGAGGACAGGCCACGACAGCAGCCACCAGGCCCATGGGAACGGTGGCACGAAGGCCGAGACCCCAGGAGCGGGCGCAATAAGGCCGAGCGGGAAAGAAAGTGCTCCCAGCACAGACGCCACGTGACGGCTCACCGGCCGCGCACACTAGCGGAGGGGACACGGCGGGGGCTGCCTTTGGAGGAAACACAGCGCTTGGTCATTTTTCCCTTTACGGCTCTCTGTTTCCCAACTTTTCTAGAATAGACCTGACAGTGGATTGTTGGCAAGGAGAGGCCGGCCCCCCTCCCTGACGGGCGCCCCCACAGCCACCACCTCCCGTACCTGAGGATGTGAGCCACCTCCTCCGACGTCCGGGGCCGCAGCAGCACTCTGCTACAACCTGCAACACCGAGGAGCACGTCACACGCGGCGGCTGCGTGGGTCTCCGCTCCGGAGAGAGGACTCCCCAGCCTCCGTGAGGCCACCTGCTCGGCCGGGTTACCAGCCAGTCCGCTGACCCCAATGACCCGGGCAAGACGTCCAAAGCGGGCCCGGCCGCGGGCGGCAGGGAGGCCATGGCAGGGACGTTGAGGCCCGTGCCCAGAGCAGGGGCACCGCCTGGCTGCCTGCTGGGAGCAGCTGCTGCCCCTGGAGCTGCATGTCTGTCACGGGGAGCCACTTGGGCCTGGGCGAGTATCCTGTCGAGGTTCACGCTGGCACCCAGCATAGCAACCGATGACCAGCTGTGCCCACAGAGGCCCAGGGTGGTTGCCCAACAGCCACATCCCAAATCCATGCCTCCACCCACAGTTAGCGGACCTCCCACCACGTCTCATCAGAGCAGTGTGCTTGTGACTGACGGGATGCCAGACGGGGCCAGCGGGGGCCCCGGAcgccccccgggacaggcgggctccctctgccctgaCTTCGTTGCCCGTACAGAGGCGGGTGTGGGGCCTCCAGGAAGGCGCAAGCACAGGCCCCCACAGCAGCGACTTCTGCCTCGGCTCTGAGGTCTGGTGCGGTTCTTACCTCATGCTTGTAGGAACAGGTAAGTTCCAAGTAGTTATGATCCttgttttaaatactatttaatcacctctttaaataACTTTCAACAACGGCTGTTTCACAACTGGCCCGACACAGGATTCTCACAATTCTCAGGAACGAGCTCCCCTGAGCCGGGGCCGGCCAGCTCCAGCTCACGCCCGCCCCGAGCCTCCAGGAGGCCTCGGGATCGTGTCCACCTCAGGACACGGGCCACAGGGAGGCAGCCACGGATGTGCTGCTGCTCCACGATGGCGCGGCCAATTGGGACGtgtggcaggaggcagggagggagcgtCCAGGCAGCTGGCCCCGGGGCTCACTGAAGTCCACGTGCGCCCGGTCACCCCCTCCTCGTGCTCGTGGAGCCTCGGAGGTTGATGGACGGACTCAGGAACAGAAGCGGAAAGGCCTCAGTGCgggagaagcagagccagggctcgggaggggcaggggctctgcTTCCCCGGCCTCCGCTCTCCTCCTTCCGCCGGAAGGCAGACGGACAGAGTGGGGGAGGCCTTCCAGGGCTGTGGCCAGCACAGCAGGAGGTGGCTGGGCGCTGCTCTGCCTTACCCCTCCTGGGAGTTGTCTCCAGCGGAGAGGAGTGTCCtgagtggggggtgagggagggagtggggggggtgggcagtcaGGGTAACAAATACAGGAGGGTGATGGAGAACACCCTGGGTCAGCAGGTCGTCCAAACAGGACATCCAGCAGGCCAGGACTGAGGGCGTTTCCCCGCACGGGTCCCGAGACGGCTCCGACAGCGCCCCCCGTGCCAGCAGCACCTCCCGGACGTTGTCCTCAGCCTCCTCCACGCCCCACTCCCAGCGGATGCTTCTATCccagatcttaaatgttctcctCTGCTATCCTCTGTCTCTCTGGCAGCTGGCTGTGAGTCACGTCCTCGCACAAACGAACATTCTTCCCACACCGTCTGTCGCACATGAGTCTCACCCGCGGGGGTCACGACCTCAGGATCTGGAAGACGCGCACCTGCCTCACGCTCTGACACTTGGCCTGTGCGTCTGCCAAGGACCAGCTTGGAGCTCAGCGAAGACCTCCTTCCCCACCAGACCCGCGGGGCCGCCACCTTGGCTTGCTGTGCGCCCACTTGAAGTCCGTGATTCTCCTGAAAGCCATTTCTCGATTTCCATCAGACGAACCAGGTTTGCCCTCGGGCCCCGGTCCTGTAGGACAGCACAGTCCTGCGAGGCTCGCTCAGGGTGCCACAGGGCTTGGGCTACGAGGGCATGCTCCCGTGGCACGGTCTGTCACCTGCCACAGCAGGCAAGGCCCCCCTGCCGTCCTCCGGCGACCACAGCACCCACGGCCGGGGCCGGGTTCGTAAGCAGAGCGTGTGGAAACCGTTTGATGCCGTTTGTTTGCTGTGCCTGCTTTCAGACAACAGACTGTGGCAGAGACCGAGTGGCTGCAAGCCTCCAACCTTCCCCATCCGAACCTCCGCAGGACATGCTGACCCCAGCATGTGAGACTCTCACCTGCCTCTTCTCTCCCAGCGGCCTGCCCTCACCCCATGCCAGCTGCTCAGGCCCAGGGGCACGACatgccacccaggggatcccacAATGCATCTGGCTCCCCAGGCACAGGGGGTGACTTTCCAGCCCACTCGCCCCAGCCCTGCACACCCATCTCTCACACGTCTCCCCAGTCCCATGGACCCCAGCTCCCAcctgccaccgccccccccccccccgtgcacaCACCTGGGCAGCGCCCACCTACTTCTGCACATGCCCCTGAGACCAtggcccctcctggcccctcccgtggcccctccctgggccctttGCCACCATCCCCCATTTCTCACCATGCTACCAGTTGTCCCCTCACTGCAGATCATTCCCATCATCCGACAAACCTGCTGCACTGGCAGGCTTGTCTGAAACCAACACCAAAAAGGAAATAACCTCTCCCCTTGACCCcgtccccacctcccacctctctgTTGCCCCTTGACGGCACCATGCATCCACCAGATGGGGGGTCACGTCCACCACCCAAGACCCCACGAGCGGCTCCAGGGGCACAGGTGTCCCTTTCACGTTATGGACAATCTCCTGCTATGGTCTCCCACACAGCAGCTGCACCTGACCTGGTGCCCACTGGCTCACCCTCCCTTCACATGGCTCTAGCACATACTGCCCCTGGTCCTCCTGGGTCCCTGCCACACCTGCTTGGTCCCCCTGGCTGGTGCCTGCCAGCGCCCACTGACCACAGCAGTCACCAGCCTCCTCAGGACACCCGGTCACTGTGTGGACCCTGCCCTGGACCAGCAGGCTTCACAGCCCAACGGCCCCCAGCCCGTGTCCATCTGGACTGCTCCAGACTTTGGTTTCCCCAACAGACCCACTCTTCCTGCCATTTTGCTCAGCAGACGGAAGGCCAGCTCAGGCCCAGGGTCCCTGCACCCTTGCTCCTCTGACACTCCATTACCCATCAGCAAATCATGGACTCTTCCTTCTGCACACAGAACCCCATACCTTTCCCGAACACCCCTCGAAGACTCAGGCTCTCCTCCTTGCTTCCACAACTGGGCCATGAGTGCCTGTCCCCGACATGGCAGGCATAGTCAGGCCACGGGCCTGCTGCCCAACAGCTTGGGGGAAACGCCAGGACTCATACGGCCCCGACTCTCTGACCTCCCCCTCATGCATCTACTCCAGCTGCACGTGGGTCTCTGGGCTCCTCGAACACACCAAGCACGGCCTTGCTCAGAGGCTTCACACCCTTCCAGGTGGCTTCCCCAGGCTCCAAGGACACAGCCTGCGCTGGGGACTCTCCTGGGCCCTCGTGCCGTGCTCATGCTGCTGCCCTCGGGTGAGCCTCCTGCGCATCTTCACGTTTGGGACCCcaactctgcactcagtgcagacaCTAAAGTTTAGGGGGTCCACCCCTAAGCAAATGATCAGTtggacaagatttttttttctttttggacaaGATATTTAGTAACCgtttccatttaaaatgaaatccatttttaagaaaactgtGAAGTCTTTTACTAGCTGTTTTTTCTATAGAACTCCAAAATCAGAATGTTAAAAATGATCGTAAGCTTAGGCAtctttctccccaaaagaaagccACATAAAGGGTTATTTTGACAAAAGTTCAACAAACTACTCCAACAGACGCCCCCTGGGACGATGCTCTGCAGTGAGTCCTGTGCATTCAGAGAAAAGCAAGCCCCATGCGGCCCTCCTGAGCTCAGGGTGAGGCAGCCAGGAGGGGCCATCCATGCAAGCACACACAAGGACAGACCGTCTAGCCTGAGGCTTCCAGGAAGAGCCCCCAGGAGACAGCGACCCCCTGCCCAGCGTCCCCATCCCAGGGACAGCTCCCACCTGCTTCAGAAGCCCCATCCCAGTTTGTGGGACTGGCACTCAGGCAGGAGTGCAGAGCCACGACGGGGCCTGCTGTGGCTGGGCCCAGAGTGGACAGCACACTGTCCTGCCTCCAGGAGTGCCTGCAGGCactgtgggtggggagggctcaCAGTGGGGCAATATCCCCCCACCGTGAGGTCCTGACTTAGCGGGCAGGGTGGGGCTGGAAGCCCTTCCACTCTGGGCACTTGGACCATAACAGTCCAAGGaccaggggcctgggtggctccatcacttcagctccggtcatgatctcagcgtcctgggatcaagccctgtgttgggctccctgctcagcagggagtctgcatctccagccccccaactccccaccctgccccaagtaaataaataaaaccaaaaaatgaaaagaaagaacctGAGGACCTCCCAGGGCTGCAGCCCCTCACAGGGAAATAGCCACCTGTTACCTGAGCCCACAGCCTAACTCCACTAGCTCAAGACTGCGCGGCTCCAGGACGCTGCACCTCCAGGCCGCAGGCTGCTCTAGGCGCTCCCTCAGGGTTTCTCCCACCGACAGAGCAGCCCCTGCAGCGGCTGAGTTGCTGCCACAACTCACGCCCCTCGGCTGCTCTCAAGGTGCCAAGTGTGCTGGGTCCAGCCCAGCCTGCGGACCTGGCTGCCCGGCGCGTCCTGGCATCGTGTGTTCACTAGGTAACCCGGCTGTAACGTGGTCGCCTTCCCGCTCTCTTCAATAATCCAGCAAGAACATGGTGCTGGTTCTCCAGGATTGCCTGAAGAGATACCTTATGTCCTCTCTGAGAATGTTTAAGCAGAGAACACACAGTGTCACGAAATCTTTCTCATCAGGAAGCATGGGCTGGGTCTGGAAGGAGGAGAATCACCAAGCTGGTGCAGACTGATGTGGGGGGGGGTACGGGGGGGCCAAACCAGCAGCCCTGTGTCTTGTCCATGGGCAGAATGAGCCTCCCGAGGTATGTCCACATCCTGTCACTCAGAACCTGTGCCGGCGACCTTATCTGGATCGAGGGTCTCTGCTCACATGACAAGGTTGAGGATCCCGAGAGGAGATGGCCCTGAATTTAGGGTGATAGCAGGTGTCCTTAAGTAGAGGGAGATGTGACACTCAGACACACACGGGGAGCGGCCACGTGGAGACGGAGCAGAGACCGGAGGGAGGTCTGGAGCCCCCCAGGGGCTGGACGAGGCAGGAGGTAGCCCCCCTGCATCTCTGgtgggagcacagccctgcccacaAGGCGATGTCAGACTCCCGGCCTACAGATGTAGGATGGGGGAACTCTGGCTGCAGGCGGTGTGGTCCCATGTGACAGCATCACCAAGCATGACACACAGCCCTCAGAGTGGCCTGGGCTGTGTTATCTGTCAATCTGCAGATCTCCCGCACTACTACTAAACTTCTCTAAACGTTGTTCTCAGAACATGTCAAAGCCATGATGCAGCTTTTCTTCAGCCTAAAGAGGTGCCTGTGCTAGTGACCCCACGCTCCTGTGCCCAACGCTCCCGCACGCCCACCCTCCTGAAGCACGAGTGTGAACAGACCCTCCCTCACCTCGGACCGTCCTCAGCCAGTCCACATTCGAAGCTGCCAGCACCTCTGTGTCTGTGACGACTCTGCCAGGGATGATGCGTTCAAAGGCGGCCAGGTCGGCCTCAGATGGCGTGGAGAAGGGCAGCCGCTTCACGGGGTAGCGCTCCTGCGTCAGCGCCACCTCGGGGCTGCTGGCGGGTGTGGAGGAGCTGCGTCTGCAGACTGGGGGGCTGTTGCCCACGGCCCCCCAAGGGCCGAGCAGTCTGGGGATCCTCGATGCCCATGTCCTGCGCTGCACAGAGGCTCCCTGAGCGCACGCCGTGTGCCATCGGAAGAGCCTCAGAGGCTGCCGGGGCACCAGACGGGGCAGCATCGTTCTTGCCCTAAAAAGCAAGTAACAGGACTTGTAACTCTGGAGGACTAAGACCTAGGCGGAGCTAAGCACTTGTGCAGAGAGGGAGCCCAGCGCggcccaggggcaggtggggtcCAGGAACAGGGGTGTCTTCCAGGGTGAGGCTGCAGGCGACAGAGGCGCTGGGCAGGCTGCCCTTGAGCCTGACCCGCAGGGTTGTCCTCCTGGGGACTCCCTGAACTGCTGTCACTGCTTGGGGGCCGGCTGGGGACCGggctggggggcctggctggggcaggctggggacaggctgggggccggctggggcaggctggggcaggctggggcaggctgggggcCGGCTGGGGGCCGGCTGGGGCACCTCCCAGTTCTAACCTTTGTGGTAACAAAGCTCCTTTTTAGCGCCTTCTGTTTTGGGGCAAAACCAGGGTATAAGGCACTGAAAGGGCCGGATGCCACTGAGTCATACAACTTAAGGTGGTAGAAATGGTAAATTCTAGGTTTTAGGTACGTGTTGTCACACGTTTCAAACGTACAGAAGCGAAACAGGGGGAGGAGCTCCCTGGCTGCAGGC is drawn from Vulpes lagopus strain Blue_001 chromosome 8, ASM1834538v1, whole genome shotgun sequence and contains these coding sequences:
- the D2HGDH gene encoding D-2-hydroxyglutarate dehydrogenase, mitochondrial encodes the protein MLPRLVPRQPLRLFRWHTACAQGASVQRRTWASRIPRLLGPWGAVGNSPPVCRRSSSTPASSPEVALTQERYPVKRLPFSTPSEADLAAFERIIPGRVVTDTEVLAASNVDWLRTVRGCSRVLLRPRTSEEVAHILRYCHERNLAVNPQGGNTGMVGGSVPVFDEIILSTALMNQVISFHSVSGTLVCQAGCILEELSQYVEARGFVMPLDLGAKGSCHIGGNVATNAGGLRFLRYGSLHGTVLGLEVVLADGTVLNCLSALRKDNTGYDLKQLFIGSEGTLGVITAVSIQCPPKPRAVNVAFLGCPGFAEVLQTFSTCKGLLGEILSAYEFMDAECMWLVRHHLHLTSPVQESPFYVLIETSGSRAEHDAEKLNDFLEQALRSGLVTDGTVATDQMKLKALWALRERISEALSWDGYVYKYDLSLPTDTLYDLVTDLRARLGSQAKHVVGYGHLGDGNLHLNVTSEAFSRSLLDALEPYVYEWTAGHRGSVSAEHGLGFKKKDALHYSKPPAALRLMQQLKALLDPKGILNPYKTLPAQA